A region of the Arachis hypogaea cultivar Tifrunner chromosome 15, arahy.Tifrunner.gnm2.J5K5, whole genome shotgun sequence genome:
ACCATCATGTATTTTTTAACCCTTTACAAAAGCACTTTGTGTCTCTCCCACTAATCTTGGCATCACTGAACTCATCATTTTTACCAAAACCTTCGATATTACTTTGTATACACATCCAACCATGCTAATAGGCCTAAGGTCTTTGATCTCCTTGGCACTAAAGCCACCCAAGTTACATTCGCTTCCATTGGTAATTTGGCGCTTTGGAAAAATCTTAACATTGTTGCAGTAAATTCCTGGCCAATCTCATCCCAACACTTCTTAATGAAGTTCATGTTATACCCGTCATTACTTGGGGCTTTTGTAGACTCATAATCCCAAACAGTCTCTTTGACTTCCTCAGCAGAGGGTATTACTTCTAATGCTGTAGCCTCATCTCCATCTATCTTCATCACTAGTCCTTCCCGAAACCCAATCAATGGAGCATATTCTTGCCGATACAAATCTCTATAAAATCCTCTAATTGCCACCTTTATTCTGGCCTGATTCCGAACCAACCTCCTCTGCAGTAAGAGCGCATCAATTTCGTGTTCCTCCTTCTAGCCGATGCTACTTGATGAAAGTATCTTGTATTCTTATCCATATATTTAGTATGTCAAGACCGAGACATCTGCTTCTAATGAATTTCCTTCCGAATATACCACTTCTCACAGCATCTCACCAATGCTTTGCATCTAGCTTCCATTGTACCGTCATATGCGCCATCACTTACTATATCATCAATCTTTTTTATCTCATCCTCAAACCTCTTTATTCTActatccatgtcaccaaaattgtCTCTATACCATCTTCTCAGGGGTGTCATCAACGCCTTCAGCTTGCTAGTGAATGGGAACATACCCTAAGTTTCTCCATTCCTCTTTTACCATCCTCAGAAAATCCGCATGTGTGAACCAAGCATCTAAACTTCTAAACGGTCTTGGATCTCCCTTCACCCTTGTATCTCTCACAATCAACAGACAGTAATCTGATAACACTCGAGATCCACCTCTCAAGCGAGTATCCGGAAGAGCTTCAATCCAATCTACACTGACCAGGACCCTGTCAATGCGGCTATACTGTCGACCCCAGAACCATGTGAACTTACGATCATTAAGAGGGAGATCCAGCAATTGCATGTCTTGTACCCAAAACTTAAACTCTTCCGCAGACACCGGTAACCTACTCACTCCTTTTCTTTCCTCCACTTGCATTATTTCATTGAAGTCCCCTGTGAAGCAAAAAGGCACCTGACACAACCCCACAATATAACTCAACTCCTCCCACATCACCCGTTTTTCCACTCTCCCATCTGCTCCGTAAACCAAAAAAACACACAAGTAAGATTTATATTAGTCATCACTCCCTCCACACACAGCCAATGTTCTCCTTTATAGCAGTTATTCATTTTAAACACCATATCATCCCACATTAGCAGCAAGCCTCCAGAAGCACATATAGATTCCACGTATTCCCAGCCCACCATGTCATTTTTCCAAATACGTATTGCATCAAATTTTGTCAAGATTTGACGCTTAGTTTCAATCAACCCTAAATGTTTAATCTactactctttttcaattcttttatcATTCTCAGGTTTTCGTCACCTCCtaaccccctaatattccaacaactataaatcatttaaaaatatttttacacacCTTGTTGCAGTTCTTAGGTCTGCTTATTCtggctttctttgtttgtttcgCCAGCCTCTTCCTGTTTACAATTTTTTCATTATGAGCTTGAAGTATTGCCATAATATCCCCTTCTTCATTATGTAGAACTGCACCTGATTCCACTGCTAATTCCCAAGTTTTCCTATTTTCATTCATCTGTTCCTCCCCTTTCAGCCTTTCATCGTTCATCACGTTTTGTTGTACTTGGCTAGTTCTGGATTCACCCTCCTCATTGCCACACTCTTCATCATTCACACACTAATCCATGCATGCTGTCACTGTCTCTGGAATAACCTATCGTTCTTCGCCTCTTGCCTCTGCTAGATTGATGTTCCTCTTGTTCCTCTGATTAACCGGCTCATTGGTTTCACCATGGCACTCTTCTTCATTGTGCAACTCTACCACACAGCTTTCTGCCACCGCAATCTGACCCTTCCATTTTTTTCGGTCACCGCCGCTAACTGAGATCCCGCCTCCAGGTGCTAGACATGGGATAGCCATCGTGTGATGTAACCCGCTTGGCCCCGGCGCCGTTTGCCCCACGACATCTTCTCCAAGGCCGACGCTGTTTTACTACAGGTCATCTTCTCCAAGGCCTAGTTCTGCCTGCAAGTGTCTCATCGTTTGCTGCATAGGTTCCAGCGGTGTGCAAGAACTACTCCTCGAATAGATCCTGTCGCTGCTCCTATTTTCATTAGCATGTCCCTCTTTAACCTGTGGAGCATCAGTCTGACCCGCTTCAATATGAGCCCACCATCCAAGGCTCATCCCTCCTTCAACATGTCCAAGATGGCTATTCTCATTTGTAAGCCCAATAACATGAAAGTCCACAATGCCCATTCGTTCATTTTCTCTTATTATATTATCCATTTCCCTATGAAAACAATGGCCCACCACATTCCTTCTTCTAGCCCTTATAACACCCTCTTGTACCCCGCCACTTGAATTGGAAAATTCTTGTGACACGGTCCTTTTCGAGTCCCCTTCTCTAATAAATTCAGCATCTCCATAAATTTTGCCTCTatcaattttctttaatgcatttAAGTCAATTACTCTTTTTTCCTTCAATGATAGTAAATGCTCTTGATTCCAGTCATTCAAAAACAAATCATAAATTACTATTTTACCCTTATTTTCACTATGATTCCTCATCCTTGCCTCCACCAATTCAGCCGCCGGATCAAACATCGGTGCTGGCATCCTCATTTCTGTATTGCTTCCATCATAGTTGGCCTTCATCTTTCGCAGATTGTCCTCTACAATCATGCTTTCCGCTCCATATATCTTACTTCCCACCTCCTTTACAAAAACATCAAACCCACTAGTGCCGACCGTGATGTGGATCCATTCACTAATAACATCAAACATACAAGTATCGATTTGAACTCTTCCAGAGCTGAATGATAGTTCTGATTCCGTCATTTCATCGCACTGTACTACTTTCTCCCATTGTCCACCTATCCTTTTGAATGTTTCTGCAGACCACACATGCAGTGGCACTCCAGAACATTCTAGCCATACTCTTCTAGTCTCACTTCGTTTTGATTCCTCCCACCTCAAACGCTATGAAAAAATTGCAGAGGACTATTCATTTTGAATGTATAATATTCCTCCGCATGATTCACGGTGTCAAAAGTTAGTAGTGACTTATACGCTCCTAATTCACGGACTTGAACAACCTGAGGCAGATTTTTTGAAACTGCCTTCTTCAGAGCATTGAAATCTATGGCCTTGGTTGTCCACCCAACTAAACTCCTTGCTAGCCAACCTATATTTTCTTCTGCAACAGTTACTTCAACCTTCCTTATCCATCCATTACCATTTGGGTCATTTTTTGACGTATTCTTCATCGTTCCTTTCCTACCTGTATGCATAGCCAAATTATCCTTACGTTGAGTCCGCCCATCCTCATCGGCGTTCCGTTCTCTACCTTCGACATTCATACTTCTTGCCTTTTCCTTCGTTGGCCTTCTATACTTAGCTTCTTTTGCTGATATTGTCTTCCTTCGTAATCTCATACGATTCATGTCCGTTATCGTCTTCAATGCCCCCCTTTCGTCGTGTACCGTATAAAGGCAAAAAGATATATCATACCTTTTTTTCTGCTTACGAGCAAGATATATGTCATTGATTCTTCCTATCCAAGTGAATAGGTGAAATAATTTCCTCTTGGAAATATCTTCCGATAAAAATGGAGAAAGATTCATTTTCTAGTCGATGGTACTCTTCTCTGTTCCAAACCCTATAATTCTTCGAATGTTGACGTGATTCTCAAGTTCTATCCTCTCTGTATTTTCCTCTCGCTcttcccctttctctctctctcgtgCTTTTAGCATTGCTGTTTATCCACAAATAATTTTACGATTAATCATACTCAGATTTTTATTTTCAAGTGAATATTAAACTTAAAAGAGATGGTTAAAAAACACATACTTTCGTTCATTTGTGACAACTTGCGTTCTTACCGCCACAAATGTTATGTGTGAAATTCCAGGCCTGCGGGCCGCAAGGGCCCATTCCATTTCAAACCCCTTAGCGAGCAATTTATCAGGGTCGTCGTCGTCATCATTTCCTACTTCTTCTCCATCGGCATCTCCAAACGCAGAATCATGGTGTCAACTCTAATCAACGCAAACCCTATCATATACGAAAAGAAAGAGCGCCGAACCCGCACCTCACCGCCCACCACCAACGACGATTACGCCGTCGAACCTATCGACCAACTTGAGATTTTCGAtatcctttatttctttctttctttcattttccaatttctatttttttttcttttaattgaatacCTTTCATCGAATATGTGCATGCTTAGTCTTTCTTTTTCCTTAACGATTTCTCACATCACCTGAGAGATATCAAGGACCCTGAGCACCCTTACTCCTTGGAAGAGCTCAAGGTCATAACGGAGGATGCTGTTGAAGTCGATGATCACCGTAGTTATGTTAGGTGCTCacacttttcattttctttttccccTTTATGTATTAGGATTGATATTGGCTTCTGATGAATGTTTcatgtgtttatttatttattatattattattattgaatcattaattgtgattttggttgtttagggttacGTTTACTCCGACAGTGGAACATTGCAGCATGGCAACGATTATAGGTCTCTGCTTACGGGTTAAGCTCATGAGAAGCTTGCCTTCACGCTACAAGGTATTAATTGTTTTtcacaaatttttattttctgattGTTGTAATTGTTTAGGGTAGTTGCTTGGATTAATGATTGATACCCTGGAGGCAAAACTAGATTGATGTGTTGTGTTATGATAATATGtaatttctattatatttttccTTGTATGGAAGTTTTACTGTAAGGCGAATTTGTGGTAGATTTTAGTCCAAGGGAGTGGTAGATTTGTAAAAGCTCATGGATTAGTTTCAATTCGGAGTATTGAGTTGGTAAGGTAACTCTAGATGTTGCATAGTGAATAACAATTGTGTGCATTTTGTTCTTGCTTGAATTAATGGGAGCATAATGCAGCAAAGGCTGCAATCTTTTTAGTCTTATTAGTACAAATTGGTTGTTCACCAAGAGGGATGTAATAAGAAGCCGGAGGATTTGAAGCCttctaaaacataaaagaaataaCTACAAATTCATGTAAGATAAACATGCACTCTCGAAAATGAAATCTGAACTAAAACCCACTAGGCAACTAAGGAAATGAGCTTGTCTTGCAATGATATGAACTTTGAACCACCTCACTTTGCTGTTGAACCCTCTTCTCAGTTTATCCACCTGatagttttatgttaaattatgGCTAGGTGGATATCAGAGTAGCACCTGGATCTCATGCAACTGAAGCTGCAGGTAATTTCTTCATCTTTCTCTTTTTCACTCTATATCGAGTCATACATTCTGTAATGCACTAGTGCAACCATGTACTTGTTTTGGTGAAGATGTTATTTTTGTTGACTTAAACATCATCCGGAATTTTTTGTTTTCTCCATGCAAGTAATGCATGCCGTTGATGGACCTATTACAAACACatacttatatttatatttgcATGAAATAATTAGTTCGATTTGATGATTATTGATTCTGCACAAGTCACAAGATGATTTGAAAGAGTAGGCAATGAGTTGTCCCAAGTCCCTCTGAATTCTTTTCAAACTTTGTATTCATTTGTCACAACTATGTATGCAGTTAACAAACAACTAAATGATAAAGAGCGTGTGGCTGCTGCCCTGGAAAATCCAAACCTTCTAGATATGTTCGACGAATGCCTTGCTCCATCTTACAATTGAAGAACTTTCCCCTCAGATGCAGTGAGACGACATATACTTTAGTTATATCTCATTTTGGTTATGCAGTTATGCACCTACTACACGAATTGTTGTATACTTAGGGATCAAGGTTTTTGGTTATAAATCTAGAATAGATCAAATGTTCGGTTCAGTTGTAATTGACCAAAAAGGTGACAGGCATTTGATGGAGGTTTAAATTTTAATGGCTTGTCTATATATATGATTTATGGCAGAATACAGTCGCATTATTCATCATTTAATTTATATGATTGATCTTATTTTGTGAGGAAAAATTTAACTTATTAGGTAGTTATTAGCTTATGATACAAATTGTTTGGGTCTTAAGAAATGTGCATGCCCTTTTCCAATTTTGGAGATTCACTAAGGCCTTTCCCCATATCTTGACCAAATTAAGTATCTgaaacaagttgagaatgcaaaGGTTGCACTAGTTTAACGATAGAGGTTGGCAGCAATTAAATAATTATGAACATGGTATATACCCATACGGTGAAAGCTGATAAACAGAATAACGATCAGTCTTTCTTAATCACGCTCCAAGTAACAGTAATACTTTGTACCATGCGAAAAATAAAGCTGGAAAAGCCAACGTTAGACATACACATTTCAGCTGGTAAGAACCAATATATTATTGTGTCAACGACAGTAACATATTATAACTTTacattgcaatatagtttcttaaCCAGACTAAACTTTGCACTGCGATATGGATTTCATGGTTTCACAATCCTTCGGGAGCATCATTTGAAATTCAATCATGCCTAGCCAGAAAGCCAAAACCTTAACACAATATTCATATCCAAAACAATGAACAATTTTTATCACGTAAAAGACCCCTGCTTATGGCATATTTGAAATCTGTCAAGGTACAACAGATAAACAATCATAGAGAAAATTTCACTCCTTCATCATCAGTTGAAGTTCCTTTGAAGACCACAAGCTTCCCCTTTTGCTCTAATATTTTCAGCGCACGATTCAGAATAGTTTGGTCTATCCCTTGAAGCTCTGCAGTACATCAGAAAGAATGAGAGACAAATCCAGTCAAAGCCCAAAACTTCGGAAGTACCTACAATAATATGACTAAAGGAAAAAACAAAAGCCTCAAAAAGCAGGTGATAAACTTAGAAATGTTTGTGTTCAAAGGGGGCATGGCCGTGGGCCAAGCAGAGAAATAACACTCGACTTGAAGTAAATATAAGTCACTGTATTTCTTGAAGAAGGATGGGAGCTTCAATGAGTAAACTTAGCAATTTAGCATCACATGGCCAAAATATACAAAGTAGTGCCTCCAACTTTTACAATATTGTAATTTGTGTACCACTTATTACTCCAgtcaattaattaaaaatcaaaatatttcatGAACTTATTTACCAAGTAAATACACATTTTAGTTCCTAACAGAAATTTTGAAGAACACTTAATCCATCAAATTTAAGAGTCTCTGGGTGGTCCCTCACCATTCAAAAGTGGGAGACATGTTAATCTCTCCATACAAAAGCATTAGAAATTTTCTAATGGTACAAACCTATAGGGCTGGACTACGGTGTCCCCCTTTTTGAATGGTGATTGATATGCCACCTTTTTTAGCATTCTTTTTAAAATGATTAAATCCTGAGGGACTAATTTACCATTTGAAATTCTCGTCAAACACTAAAATAGGTATTAACTCTATTTTTAATATCTATCCCATTGCTAGCACACTTCCCCATTGCGCATCACATATAGAGAGATCAAAACACAGCATAAAACTCTCAACACTGCTTCAAAAGTATCCAGAACGTATAGAGAGAAGATAAATTACTGAATACTTTTCCTACAATTCATACCCAAAACCCTATTTGGCACGCTGGTTTTCTCCCTGGATGACTTTCATCTATGTTTGTTTCAGTCCAAGGATAGCAGAAAGCTTATATCTAATCCCACTTGAAAGGTTTGATTTAACTGAATCGGTAAACAAAATGGAaagcaaaaataattgaaaagacaGACTACAATTATCAACTCCAAAAGCTATACCATCCCATGCCTCAAACACATGATAAGATGATAACACAAGTATTAAGAACTAACCAATAACTGCCAAACTTGTCCCATCCCAAATTACAAGATAGTGAAGAATAGGATCTATAAGCATCAACAAATTACCTGTTCCTTGAGATTCAGTCCCAAACCTTATTTCTTCCATCGTCACAACACCGTCTTCCAGCCCATTATCTCTTGCCTAATCAATATTAAAGTGAATTCAAACACAATGCAAACACAGAAACTGGAATGCTGTGGTTATCAAAGTAGAAATGGAAACCTACAAATTGTACTAAAATTTCTGCCCACTCTTGAATCCGATGCCAGAGAATAAGACATTTCCTATGTCCTTTATCCATCCACTCAGCACGTCCTGTCAGATTAGAATACCACTTTAGCAATTTTCTCAGTAACCGTCACAACTCACAAGAACAATAAATTCACTGACAAGAACCATACCATCAGCTACTAAGGCTGAAAGGAATGCTTCTCTAGCTTCATGAGTAAGAGACCCTGCACTATCAGAAACCAGGAAACAATCATATGACATAAATGTggaaataaaatgcaaaaaaaaaaaaagaaatatgggAACATTTTGAGACCTGTcagttcaataataataataataattaaatttgcaAGTAAGCAGGAATTTTTTGAACTTACTTCCAATTATGGGATTCGAAAACAGAGGAAATTCTTCTTCAAGCCCAATTACAAATACCTTTTGTGTTCTACAATAATCTAGAATAAGATCCTTCCACAGTTGTACCTGCTTCTCTCTAGTGTCTCTTACTGGCTGCAAACTGAAAATCAGAAACCAAGTTGCATGCAAACCAACCACAAGTTTATGAATGTGTCACTATGAATTAACATTTAACAATAAACAAtatgcaatgaattttacaaacaaaagagaaaagaatgatTCTAAATAACCATAGTCATGTACAACCTGATAAAACATTCTCATTAAATGTAAAATTAGGAGCTCAATGTTCATTAATCATTATGATTTTCAATTATATCTGTAAAATTTGACCAGAGGATTTAAGATCCAACAGAGTAAACTAGTAAGAAAGCACACATAGCTTGAAtttatcaaacaaaaaataaaaataaaaacttgcaGCAAAGGGGGATTTACGTGAAGTATGGCGGGTAGTTGAAGAAATGTGGTAACTTGAACTCTCCCAATTTCTGCATCTTTCTCGAATGATTCCACTACACAAAGGTTAACGATCTTCTCTTTGAGGATTAAATAGCTCCCTCTCCTTAATGGATCGGTACGGCGCCGTATCACGCAATGATTTTCAACACCTTTCGATTTCGCTAGTTGTTGAAACTTGAAACTGATATTACAGATGAAGAATTGCGATATTGGCGAGAGTGAATAAATGAAAGGAGCTTAAACTCTGCGAACCCTAGCTAGCACCCTTaccaatggaggaagaagaacaaaGTCAGTGAGATGAAGCAAACTGTTGCACACAGAAACGTCGACGTTTCGTTGGTAAACTGAAACTAGAAATCGCCGGGggcaatttttagtattttttgttattatttaacgaaatattaaattatttttaataaataatttttattaatttatatatataaattttaaaaaatataaatataaataatattaaatataaattatatattttttatattaaaatatctataaataaaaatataaaatattattgactaaaaataataatatttactaatgATGTAATATTCATCCATCTCATTGTTTTTGTACacttttttttatacattataaAAAGTATATTATTGACTCGGAAATTGTTGTGTGATGCGAGTTTGTAAAAACTTtgttctgtttttctttttttcttttttatttgtttctttattgataaaaaaagaataaattagattattatcttttaaaatttcagATGATTGAAtcattcaataatattattttaaaaatgcagtctaaataagataatttaaatattcaataatattattttaaaaatattagagaCTAATCTTTCTAGTTGTATTTCCAGAAAGTAGGGAAAAATGCTTAAATCTTTTTGTGTAAGATGACAGAACCATTTAAAATATGGAATGTGAGATGCCTTAGCATTAAGATTGTAGGTGGTTTATCTTTGTCTGATGAAGTTCATAACGCACTTTCTCAATTAgcttttttaattaattctactAATATAATAATGTAAAATACTTGACTAGAAACTATGTAATTGCTAACCTTTTTTGGATGGTATAACAAACTATGAACTATGATGTTATGAGTACCATAAGTCATTCCAAAAGAATATCATAAGTCCAATCTCGTGGCATATGGCAATGAAATTAAGATTCCCAATTTCCCATTAGTTACATTTACAACTAGACAAACTTGTTTCTGTGGTAAAATTGAAAAGTAGTACAACCAGAAAATTATTATTCTCATACATATATACAGTCCAAGAATTGTTGAAATCCATGGTAACTAGAGAAGAGAGTTGAGAATacaataaaaatctgaaatttcactcaataataGAAGTTGAAGATAAGTGATGTTAAGCCTTAAATTTGTTAAACTAACCCAAAAATCAAAGTGACTCATGCATATGCTATATTCTTATTCTTTATGTGCCTATCATTTTTTTCCCTTGATTAGTTTGATAACAATATCAATATATTACTGATAAAAGAGTTgttaaagaaaatagagaaaattttTCTAAAGTGTATTCTTGAAGGATAAAGAGAATGAAAATTTACCAATAATctttacatgagcatgctccaTCTTTAAAATGGTGAAACAGGTTTCGATCTCTTACAGTAATTTCTCGTTCATAGATCATGGAAATGAATTTGGTGTATGTATGACAATCGTTACACATTCTaagatttctaaaaattcttATGGGAGATCCCTCAGATGTATGTATTAGTGCAAAAGCAATTGCTAACTTTTGACTATGATatttcaatctctgcctcttctccTCTTCATCCACATCAAGCAACACCTGTGATGTGTCTGGTATATAGCCTTCAAATTTCAACTGCCATTCCATTTGGTGAATCATGGCATAGATGCTGTGGAAGTGGGGTTGAGACTTGTCATGTGAAACAAACTTGTAGACCCTTCTCTTCACTTCAACCAAGCTAAATCCAGGTGTTTGAACCAAGCCTTTTTGGACCATTTCAATTCTGATCTTGGCCATGTCAACCCACTTTTGAGCCCGCGCATACATATTTGCTAGCACCAAATAGTCACCGAGGTTGTGCGGATTCAACATGAAAATATTTTCAGCTGCAATCTCCCCTAATTCTAGGTTATGGTGAACTTTACAAGCATTTAGAAGGCTCCTCCACAAAACATCATTTGGTTTTCTGGGCATGCTCTTTATGAGTTCATAGGCTTCCCTAAGCATTCCAGCTCTTCCCATAAGGTCCACCATGCAACCATAGTGCTGAATTGTTGGTTCAATCTTATGCTCGAATTGCATCCGGTTGAAAAACTCTAAGCCCTCATTGACCAGGCCAGCATGAGTGCAAGCACTTAACACACCTACATAGACAACATCATCTGGTGCCAAACCTTGTTCCAGCATTTCTGCAAAAATTCTAAGGGCTTCGCTTCCACGTCCGTGAACAGCAAGGCCCGAGATCATTACAGTGTATGAATGTTTATTCTTCTCAGCCATACTGTGGAACACACAAAGCCCTTTCTCAATACACCCGCACTTGGCATACATGTCAATTAATGAAGTTTTCACAATAACATTGAGTTCAGTAGTGTTTCTCAACAAGATTCCATGTACTGAACTTCCAAGGTTTGGAGATCCCAAATGGGTGCAAGCAGAGAGTACACTGACTAAGGTGCTTTCTTCAGGCCTATAGCGTCCATCATGCATCATGTCATTGAAAAGCTTCAAGCACTCATGCCACATTTCCGCACTAGCATGAGCACCAATAATAGCACTCCATGAAGCCACACTCCTTTCACTCATTTTGTCGAACACATCACGTGCATGTTCTATTGCCCCACACTTCCCATACATGCTGATCAAGCTGTTTTGCAGAAAGAGATCACCTTCAAGCCCTGCCTTAAAGACATGGCTATAAATTTGCATTCCTTCCTTAAGAGCACCTAACAGTGAACATGCCTTGAAAACAAATGGGTAGGTGAAGTTGTCAGGTTCAATTCCCTTTTTAAGCATCTCAATATAAAGAATTAAAGCTTCTTCCAGGTTCATACAATTAACATTCCCCCTAATCATGGTATTGTACTCGAAACTACTAGGTTCCTCGATTCGCCGGAAGATCGAGCATGCATACTCCATACTACCCCATTTTGCTAGAGCACAAGTGGCAACTAAATTGCTCCCACAAAAATGATCCCAAAAAAGACCCAATTTTAGGATGTGGGCATGAACTTGCTTAAATTCTTCCATGCTCTTGCATCTCTTAAGTAGAGGTAACCATCCATGTTCATAGAACCTAACATTCAAATCAGTGTTTTTTGGTGGAATATTATTTGATAGTGACAAAAACTGGGTTCTACTGAGAATATATGTCTCAGTGCACACCATGTTAAATTGTCAAGCTAGCTAAGCTAAAGACaggaaaataataacaataataataatactctACACTCCATTATTCTAATAAACACACAAATCTGAAGatagaagaaagagaagggatAGCTATGAACCAGGAAAAAAGTGAACTTTACGATTCATGATGCACCAAAGTTGGGAACCTGGGGTTGTAGTGAGTAGTGTGACTTGGTTCTTGAAATGAAAGAAATGGGAGGAGCATTAGCATTTCaaaggaaatatttttttttctttttctttatgtaaaaaaaaatatatatttttttgataagGTGTCAATTTTCCAAGAGGGTTTTGAATGTCATCCATGAAGTTTGGCATTGCTTTTGCAGCCACAAGATTGCTTAACATTATAGGACAATGAGATTTCTTGATAGGATAATATTTGATGGAGGTGTTGTCCCCACTAGATCCTCTAACATGTTAGAAAGCCTCTTATTTCTTGCCATGtgtattttttgaatttggaAGGATAAATATCTTACAAAGtaacaattataaaataaaaataaatttgttactttaaattatatataaaaaagagtatTAATATTCTTTAACTAatacttttattataaatttattatgataaaatatatttGTGTTTTCAATTAATGAAatcattttatattattattaagatttaaaaaaatgtaaatacctttgtgtttttataatctatatctatatattt
Encoded here:
- the LOC112747460 gene encoding protein AE7-like isoform X2 — encoded protein: MVSTLINANPIIYEKKERRTRTSPPTTNDDYAVEPIDQLEIFDHLRDIKDPEHPYSLEELKVITEDAVEVDDHRSYVRVTFTPTVEHCSMATIIGLCLRVKLMRSLPSRYKVDIRVAPGSHATEAAVNKQLNDKERVAAALENPNLLDMFDECLAPSYN
- the LOC112747461 gene encoding pentatricopeptide repeat-containing protein At1g31920 produces the protein MVCTETYILSRTQFLSLSNNIPPKNTDLNVRFYEHGWLPLLKRCKSMEEFKQVHAHILKLGLFWDHFCGSNLVATCALAKWGSMEYACSIFRRIEEPSSFEYNTMIRGNVNCMNLEEALILYIEMLKKGIEPDNFTYPFVFKACSLLGALKEGMQIYSHVFKAGLEGDLFLQNSLISMYGKCGAIEHARDVFDKMSERSVASWSAIIGAHASAEMWHECLKLFNDMMHDGRYRPEESTLVSVLSACTHLGSPNLGSSVHGILLRNTTELNVIVKTSLIDMYAKCGCIEKGLCVFHSMAEKNKHSYTVMISGLAVHGRGSEALRIFAEMLEQGLAPDDVVYVGVLSACTHAGLVNEGLEFFNRMQFEHKIEPTIQHYGCMVDLMGRAGMLREAYELIKSMPRKPNDVLWRSLLNACKVHHNLELGEIAAENIFMLNPHNLGDYLVLANMYARAQKWVDMAKIRIEMVQKGLVQTPGFSLVEVKRRVYKFVSHDKSQPHFHSIYAMIHQMEWQLKFEGYIPDTSQVLLDVDEEEKRQRLKYHSQKLAIAFALIHTSEGSPIRIFRNLRMCNDCHTYTKFISMIYEREITVRDRNLFHHFKDGACSCKDYW
- the LOC112747459 gene encoding vacuolar protein sorting-associated protein 25-like, which codes for MQKLGEFKLPHFFNYPPYFTLQPVRDTREKQVQLWKDLILDYCRTQKVFVIGLEEEFPLFSNPIIGRSLTHEAREAFLSALVADGRAEWMDKGHRKCLILWHRIQEWAEILVQFARDNGLEDGVVTMEEIRFGTESQGTELQGIDQTILNRALKILEQKGKLVVFKGTSTDDEGVKFSL
- the LOC112747460 gene encoding protein AE7-like isoform X1, yielding MVSTLINANPIIYEKKERRTRTSPPTTNDDYAVEPIDQLEIFDILRDIKDPEHPYSLEELKVITEDAVEVDDHRSYVRVTFTPTVEHCSMATIIGLCLRVKLMRSLPSRYKVDIRVAPGSHATEAAVNKQLNDKERVAAALENPNLLDMFDECLAPSYN